One stretch of Candidatus Eisenbacteria bacterium DNA includes these proteins:
- a CDS encoding T9SS type A sorting domain-containing protein — protein sequence MRCRRALLAVLLALALSSTGEAARRPPDVYPLLFQTMPGRLEPSDFPKLARYDIIELNTYATDTANRNLDSLRAIRARNPDLIVLVNLSGSITCSNWGSREFHNRDAWADAVAAHADTWLLRDTDGDLYLMNDLDTLCEGGRLNYYSLDMARAFARFLAEATVLRFPNDIDGIRIDDIVDNIYYMNKWASSRAPGVDSIDVNQDGIADTSEELGIWWSAGVDTFLATLRGLIGPEKVLTVNGYIPLEAYRWVNGRFHEGYPHEHGDGWWVGMTHRKRGFLGGDTLYSNTPFRLSGLPTFNASDGYDFDPNHLSTKEAPFPHPGFPGFLRFTLASCLLGEGYYGMTGWGTAVDWKGDPVPYLYQTLWWFPVYDTLRTYLGTPVEKAVRDTDPHGRERWRRTFTGGRTRVFPTLRRGILDLRPIPSFTAGIPAVVHAGTTVPVRVGSFDPNGSAEALDLELRLSRDGGLTFPEIIATGGIRDSVFEWTADGPAESCLFRLAATDTSGLTGTALSVPFRIEAPPASGGLAEIRPDAWIAHSPSVLCTLSVWTPDEGIPAAGWDRIAVALPEGVHLLSFAGAERNGVPIAASALEASDTLRIALGTPAVPPARVRARFFVNAPAPSDGDSLRFAVLVGGSESGAPLVLLVAGDANGNPNDANALAVTCAFGPPARLAVEPEEVALAAGDTARFVLSGYDAAGNALDLDPVWTASDTLGTIDASGLFLAIRPGSLEVVGSVGDLDVVARVSIVPGPPDSIQVVPESLSVTTDDTVGYIALVWDHLLNVIQDAPVAWFLEDTLGTIDAAGRLVPKRPGTTSVRAKSGDAVGRSLLRVETGAPDSVRASPRPSWIAVGDTVRFRAEILDRWKNAIAMAPVWTVTDSLGVIDSTGLFRATGVGIGWAIARAGSAADSVVLDCAPAPPIAFLIDPRDPIATVDSLLSFTLFGISAFADTFPILAEWAVRGDAGTIENGVFVPRRAGSAVVVGSCAEGSDSTSITILPGAPVLLRIEPDSASVAAGETLQVRAALLDRNGDLAEGRPALRAEGPCEGAIDSFFVCERVGSGWIQGSFGSLRDSIPLRVRAAEARSLVVAPRSVAAPVGSTVLFTAEAADAYGNAVDSLVVWESAGGIGSIDAAGLFTALAPGSGLVVARSGTLADTAQVAVHEPIGGPDPEEPPACSLVVRAVEESYDASLWPAPIAFLGLLLDDKGNPVDPGATDSFTVHLRLLEETAVSCDASHAFPLAGDLRDMIRVPVDRIGGCGLLDVRMEGPGGLLSAPDTILFSSPDANADLRVDLEDVGALVAAWGTAGGFSCLDLDGDGLAGAGDLAVAAGSYDRGCREPEPLGSLGSDGPAWYALGDASLSCAGETLAARFRLDAGTLDSIRALEVSFPARGQWARPIVWIPSSAWRAPLVLTLSDGPDGPRILIVETDGAAVPRGDGLLEARVCGAATDAFGGGSSYARIVKGDGETTPAFEAPIRFLLDLEEEEDEEEIADTTSGAAPSAYAVLPNLPNPFRGSTTIRFAVPNPGGPIRLEIFNVQGERVRVLEEGTADAGTHALEWNGTCARGRSLPPGVYFVRLEAPPAIAVKKLLLLP from the coding sequence GTGCGTTGCCGGCGCGCTCTTCTCGCGGTCCTCCTCGCGCTTGCGCTTTCGTCGACCGGCGAAGCGGCCAGACGCCCCCCCGATGTCTACCCTCTCCTCTTCCAAACGATGCCCGGGAGGCTCGAGCCCTCCGACTTCCCGAAGCTCGCCCGGTACGACATCATCGAGCTCAACACCTACGCCACCGACACGGCGAACCGCAATCTCGATTCGCTCCGCGCCATCCGCGCTCGGAACCCCGATCTCATCGTGCTGGTCAACCTCAGCGGATCAATCACCTGCTCGAACTGGGGAAGCCGGGAGTTCCACAACCGGGACGCGTGGGCCGACGCGGTCGCGGCCCACGCCGACACGTGGCTCCTCCGCGACACGGACGGAGACCTCTACCTCATGAACGACCTAGACACGCTCTGCGAAGGAGGCCGTCTCAACTACTACAGCCTCGACATGGCGAGGGCGTTCGCCCGCTTCCTCGCCGAGGCGACTGTCCTCCGCTTCCCGAACGACATCGACGGAATCCGGATTGACGACATCGTCGACAACATTTACTACATGAACAAATGGGCGTCGAGCCGCGCCCCGGGCGTCGACTCGATCGACGTGAACCAGGACGGGATCGCGGACACGAGCGAGGAGCTCGGGATCTGGTGGAGCGCCGGCGTGGACACATTTCTCGCCACGCTCCGCGGCCTTATCGGGCCGGAGAAGGTGCTCACCGTGAACGGTTACATTCCCCTGGAAGCGTACCGCTGGGTGAACGGACGCTTTCACGAAGGGTACCCGCACGAGCACGGGGACGGCTGGTGGGTGGGGATGACCCACAGGAAGAGGGGGTTCCTCGGCGGCGACACGCTCTACTCGAACACGCCGTTTCGGCTCTCGGGGCTCCCTACGTTCAACGCTTCGGACGGGTATGATTTCGATCCGAACCATCTCTCGACGAAGGAGGCCCCGTTCCCGCACCCGGGCTTCCCCGGGTTCCTCCGCTTCACGCTCGCCTCGTGTCTCTTGGGCGAGGGATACTACGGAATGACCGGATGGGGGACTGCGGTCGACTGGAAGGGCGACCCGGTCCCCTATCTCTATCAGACCCTCTGGTGGTTCCCTGTCTACGACACGCTCCGCACCTACCTCGGTACGCCCGTGGAAAAGGCGGTCCGCGACACGGACCCGCACGGGCGCGAGCGGTGGCGGCGGACCTTCACCGGAGGGCGCACGCGCGTCTTCCCCACCTTGCGCCGCGGGATCCTCGACCTTCGGCCGATCCCCTCCTTCACCGCGGGAATACCGGCCGTGGTCCACGCCGGCACGACCGTTCCGGTTCGCGTCGGGTCCTTCGATCCGAACGGGAGCGCCGAGGCGCTCGATCTCGAGCTTCGTCTCTCGCGGGACGGCGGCCTCACGTTTCCGGAGATCATCGCCACGGGAGGAATTCGGGACTCGGTCTTCGAGTGGACCGCGGACGGCCCCGCGGAATCGTGCCTCTTCCGGCTCGCGGCGACCGACACGTCGGGGCTCACGGGGACGGCTCTCAGCGTCCCCTTCCGGATCGAGGCGCCTCCCGCGTCGGGCGGTCTCGCCGAGATCCGGCCGGACGCGTGGATCGCCCACAGCCCCTCGGTTCTCTGCACGCTCTCCGTCTGGACGCCGGACGAGGGGATCCCGGCCGCGGGTTGGGATCGAATCGCGGTTGCTCTTCCCGAGGGTGTGCACCTCCTCTCCTTCGCGGGAGCGGAGCGGAACGGCGTCCCGATCGCTGCGAGCGCACTGGAGGCTTCGGACACGCTCCGCATCGCCCTGGGGACACCGGCGGTTCCGCCGGCCCGTGTGCGCGCCCGCTTCTTCGTCAACGCGCCGGCCCCCTCGGACGGCGATTCGCTTCGCTTCGCGGTCCTCGTCGGCGGATCGGAGAGCGGCGCTCCCCTCGTCCTGCTCGTCGCGGGGGACGCGAACGGGAACCCGAACGACGCGAACGCGCTCGCGGTCACCTGCGCGTTCGGCCCTCCGGCGCGGCTCGCCGTCGAACCGGAGGAGGTCGCGCTCGCCGCGGGGGACACGGCTCGGTTCGTCCTTTCCGGATACGACGCCGCGGGGAACGCCCTCGACCTGGATCCCGTCTGGACCGCGAGCGACACGCTCGGGACGATCGACGCCTCCGGCCTCTTCCTGGCGATCCGCCCCGGCTCGCTCGAGGTCGTCGGCTCGGTCGGGGACCTGGACGTCGTCGCCCGCGTGTCGATCGTTCCCGGTCCACCCGATTCCATTCAAGTGGTTCCTGAGAGTCTGAGCGTAACCACCGATGATACAGTCGGATATATCGCGCTCGTCTGGGACCATCTTCTGAACGTGATCCAAGACGCGCCGGTCGCGTGGTTTCTCGAGGACACGCTCGGCACGATCGACGCGGCCGGGCGCCTCGTCCCGAAGCGTCCCGGGACGACGAGCGTGCGCGCGAAGTCCGGGGACGCGGTCGGCCGCTCTCTTCTTCGCGTCGAGACCGGCGCGCCCGATTCGGTCCGCGCCTCGCCGCGCCCCTCGTGGATCGCGGTCGGGGACACGGTCCGCTTCCGGGCGGAAATCCTTGACCGTTGGAAGAATGCGATCGCAATGGCTCCTGTATGGACCGTTACGGACTCGCTCGGCGTCATCGACTCCACGGGGCTCTTCCGCGCGACCGGGGTAGGGATCGGATGGGCGATCGCGCGCGCGGGGAGCGCGGCCGATTCGGTCGTTCTCGATTGCGCCCCGGCCCCGCCGATCGCTTTCCTCATCGACCCGCGCGACCCGATCGCGACGGTCGACTCCCTCCTCTCCTTCACGCTCTTCGGGATCTCGGCCTTCGCGGACACCTTCCCGATCCTCGCGGAGTGGGCGGTCCGCGGAGACGCGGGGACGATCGAGAACGGGGTCTTCGTGCCGCGGCGCGCGGGGAGCGCGGTCGTCGTCGGCTCGTGCGCGGAAGGAAGCGACTCGACGAGCATCACCATTCTTCCGGGAGCCCCCGTCCTTCTCCGCATCGAGCCGGACTCCGCCTCGGTCGCCGCCGGCGAGACGCTCCAGGTCCGCGCGGCGCTCCTCGACCGGAACGGGGATCTCGCGGAGGGGAGGCCCGCCCTCCGCGCGGAAGGACCGTGCGAAGGAGCGATCGACTCGTTCTTCGTCTGCGAGCGAGTGGGGAGCGGGTGGATCCAGGGATCGTTCGGATCGCTCCGCGACTCGATCCCGCTCCGCGTGCGGGCGGCCGAGGCGCGCTCGCTGGTCGTCGCGCCCCGCTCCGTCGCCGCTCCGGTCGGGTCGACCGTCCTCTTCACGGCCGAGGCGGCCGACGCGTACGGCAACGCGGTCGATTCCCTGGTCGTCTGGGAGAGCGCCGGCGGGATCGGCTCGATCGACGCGGCGGGGCTCTTCACGGCGCTCGCGCCGGGAAGCGGCCTCGTCGTCGCGCGCTCGGGAACCCTTGCCGACACCGCCCAGGTCGCCGTTCACGAACCGATCGGAGGTCCCGATCCCGAGGAGCCGCCCGCGTGTTCTCTCGTCGTTCGAGCCGTGGAGGAATCGTACGACGCATCCCTCTGGCCCGCCCCGATTGCGTTCCTCGGACTTCTTCTCGACGACAAGGGAAACCCGGTCGACCCGGGCGCGACGGATTCTTTCACCGTGCACCTTCGACTCCTCGAGGAAACGGCTGTCTCGTGCGACGCCTCTCACGCCTTCCCTCTCGCGGGGGATCTCCGCGACATGATTCGCGTCCCGGTCGATCGAATCGGAGGCTGCGGGCTTCTCGACGTTCGCATGGAAGGGCCCGGCGGGCTCCTCTCCGCGCCGGACACGATCCTGTTCTCGAGCCCGGACGCGAACGCCGACCTTCGCGTCGATCTCGAGGACGTCGGCGCCCTTGTCGCCGCGTGGGGGACGGCGGGCGGCTTCTCGTGCCTGGATCTCGACGGAGACGGTTTGGCAGGAGCCGGAGACCTCGCGGTCGCCGCGGGAAGCTACGACCGAGGATGCCGCGAGCCGGAGCCGCTCGGCTCGCTCGGCTCCGACGGCCCTGCATGGTACGCGCTCGGCGACGCCTCTCTTTCCTGCGCGGGGGAAACGCTTGCCGCGCGCTTCCGCCTCGACGCCGGAACTCTCGACTCGATCCGCGCGCTCGAGGTCTCCTTCCCGGCGCGCGGACAGTGGGCGCGCCCGATCGTCTGGATCCCGTCCTCCGCGTGGCGCGCGCCCCTCGTCCTCACCCTCTCCGACGGGCCGGACGGACCGCGCATCCTCATCGTCGAGACGGACGGGGCCGCGGTCCCCCGCGGCGACGGGCTTCTCGAGGCGCGCGTCTGCGGCGCGGCGACCGACGCGTTCGGAGGAGGATCGTCCTACGCGCGCATCGTGAAGGGGGACGGCGAGACGACCCCGGCGTTCGAAGCGCCGATCCGATTCCTGCTCGACCTCGAAGAAGAAGAGGACGAGGAGGAGATCGCGGACACGACGAGCGGCGCGGCCCCATCCGCCTACGCGGTTCTTCCGAACCTGCCCAACCCCTTCCGCGGGTCGACGACGATCCGCTTCGCCGTCCCGAATCCCGGAGGACCGATCCGCCTCGAGATCTTCAACGTGCAAGGGGAGCGGGTGCGCGTGCTCGAGGAGGGGACAGCAGACGCGGGAACGCACGCCCTCGAGTGGAACGGAACGTGCGCCCGCGGGCGGAGCCTTCCCCCCGGCGTCTACTTCGTGCGTCTCGAGGCGCCCCCGGCGATCGCCGTGAAGAAACTCTTGTTGCTTCCGTGA
- a CDS encoding T9SS type A sorting domain-containing protein, protein MSRSARAALFVSFFACSAFQAFAVLPPERPSAEWEILAPATEPLSYGRFVRGEEGIDADLDRFARRVGGAWAVQRDPLLGTPHQLVGSGIEYAAGAIDTEERAAEIAEVFLAEHADLLRADPRRFGEPSAVFAMDRWAVLFPEVHEGVPVLGGRAHVLFTREGRIYAVGSDFHPDLEMSTVPSLGREEAVAIAGLELGYVEGRDGAREASLWIYPIRGETRYEYRLSWRVRTEMVEPLGNWESWVDARTGEIFGRRNLYEFVDVIGMLTSTVDDPSPCVSAETRPVKEASVQVVGGASATSGADGSFLIAHAGSDSVDIWTRFYGPRFLVENYDGPSARDTVRVLPGSPASFHWDDANSHIAERDGWHHANIVRDFMKTLDPSFTGLDYRMRVRVNRTDGYCPGNAWWDGQHMNFCKEGSNYSNTARLGDVVYHEYGHGVTQRLYGNYSYDGAVSEGNSDILPLLMLRNAMLGTNFYSGECHLGIRTANHSMMYPDDQNGQGHHDGQLVSGFFWEARTNLVTNYGSAVADSILKHLWHFSRKAGLPANMQDQVTWVFLYDDPDGNLDNGTPNFADLASAAVRRGFAAPVVSEGVRITHAGLPSTTDTLLARNVVATVEGLSTGIDPSSVKLWVRVSGGSFDEIPMAPTGSPDEYEAEIPAVSRNARVEYYIEAADSASHVDWSPTNAPVALHRYDVVFHYDPCESLGSWTIGDSTDNATAGIWINAEPIGNETRPEYDATSGDGEDCFVTGNTANVNNGKTTLFSPVYDLFGKQGVVVRYARWYSNDFEAVGPLVGRDDYWKVDVSNDGGGTWVSVEDTNEGTESWVEVEVEIDSLFAFPDQVRFRFAAQDTGSATRIHAAIDEMRILVWSDISTSVQAVETGGAPLVFALGENRPNPFNPHTTFSYTIPAKARVSLDIFSVSGRLVRSLVDGVQEAGVHQAAWDGTDRSGRPVASGLYFCRLKSGDAAETRRIMLLR, encoded by the coding sequence ATGTCGCGCTCTGCACGCGCCGCGCTGTTTGTCTCGTTCTTCGCATGTTCGGCCTTCCAGGCCTTCGCCGTTCTTCCGCCGGAGCGCCCGAGCGCGGAATGGGAGATCCTCGCCCCCGCGACGGAGCCGCTCTCCTACGGGCGCTTCGTCCGCGGCGAGGAGGGGATCGACGCGGATCTCGATCGCTTCGCGCGCCGGGTCGGGGGCGCCTGGGCCGTTCAGAGAGACCCTCTTCTCGGGACGCCCCATCAGCTCGTTGGAAGCGGCATCGAGTACGCGGCCGGCGCGATCGACACTGAGGAGCGGGCGGCGGAGATCGCCGAGGTCTTCCTCGCCGAGCACGCGGATCTTCTTCGGGCGGACCCGCGCCGGTTCGGGGAGCCGTCGGCAGTCTTCGCGATGGATCGGTGGGCAGTGCTCTTCCCCGAAGTCCATGAGGGGGTCCCCGTTCTCGGCGGGCGCGCGCACGTGCTCTTCACGCGCGAGGGGAGGATCTACGCGGTGGGGAGCGATTTTCACCCGGATCTCGAGATGAGCACGGTCCCCTCGCTCGGCCGCGAGGAAGCGGTCGCGATCGCCGGGCTCGAGCTCGGCTACGTCGAGGGGAGGGACGGCGCGCGCGAGGCTTCTCTCTGGATCTACCCGATCCGCGGGGAGACGCGATACGAGTACCGTCTCTCGTGGCGCGTCCGCACCGAGATGGTCGAGCCGCTCGGGAATTGGGAGTCGTGGGTGGACGCGCGCACCGGAGAGATCTTCGGCAGGAGAAACCTCTACGAGTTCGTCGACGTGATCGGGATGTTGACCTCGACGGTCGATGATCCGAGCCCCTGCGTGTCTGCGGAGACACGCCCGGTGAAAGAGGCGAGCGTCCAGGTCGTCGGCGGGGCGAGCGCCACGTCGGGAGCGGACGGATCGTTCCTCATCGCCCACGCCGGTTCCGATTCGGTGGACATCTGGACGCGCTTCTACGGGCCGCGCTTCCTCGTCGAGAACTACGACGGCCCGAGCGCCCGGGACACGGTCCGGGTTCTGCCCGGTTCTCCCGCCTCCTTCCATTGGGACGACGCGAACTCGCACATCGCCGAGAGGGACGGCTGGCACCACGCGAACATCGTTCGCGACTTCATGAAGACGCTCGATCCGTCCTTCACCGGCCTCGACTACCGGATGCGCGTCCGTGTGAACCGCACCGACGGCTATTGTCCGGGCAACGCCTGGTGGGACGGCCAGCACATGAACTTCTGCAAGGAGGGATCGAACTACTCGAACACCGCCCGGCTCGGGGACGTTGTCTATCACGAGTACGGCCACGGCGTGACCCAGCGGCTCTACGGAAACTACTCGTATGACGGGGCGGTGAGCGAGGGGAACTCAGACATCCTGCCGCTTCTCATGCTGCGAAACGCGATGCTCGGAACGAACTTCTATAGCGGTGAATGCCACCTGGGGATCCGCACCGCGAACCACTCGATGATGTACCCGGACGATCAGAACGGCCAGGGGCACCACGATGGGCAGCTCGTCAGCGGCTTCTTCTGGGAGGCCCGCACGAACCTCGTGACGAACTACGGATCGGCAGTTGCCGATTCGATCCTCAAGCATCTCTGGCACTTCTCGCGGAAGGCAGGCCTCCCGGCAAACATGCAGGACCAGGTGACCTGGGTCTTTCTCTACGACGATCCGGACGGGAACCTCGACAACGGCACGCCGAACTTCGCCGATCTCGCGAGCGCGGCGGTTCGCCGAGGGTTCGCGGCGCCGGTCGTGAGCGAGGGGGTGCGGATCACGCACGCCGGCCTCCCCTCGACGACCGACACACTCCTCGCGCGAAACGTCGTCGCGACGGTGGAGGGACTCTCGACCGGCATCGATCCTTCATCGGTAAAGCTTTGGGTTCGGGTCTCCGGGGGCTCGTTCGACGAGATCCCGATGGCGCCGACCGGATCTCCCGATGAGTACGAAGCGGAGATCCCGGCCGTCTCCCGGAACGCGCGCGTCGAGTATTACATCGAGGCGGCCGATTCCGCCTCGCACGTCGATTGGAGCCCAACGAACGCTCCGGTCGCGCTCCATCGCTACGACGTCGTGTTCCACTACGATCCGTGCGAGAGCTTGGGGAGCTGGACGATCGGGGACTCGACCGACAACGCGACTGCCGGCATTTGGATCAACGCCGAGCCGATCGGAAACGAGACGCGGCCCGAATACGACGCGACCTCGGGCGACGGAGAAGACTGCTTCGTCACGGGGAACACGGCCAATGTGAACAACGGAAAGACGACGCTCTTCTCGCCGGTCTACGACCTCTTCGGCAAGCAAGGAGTCGTGGTCCGGTACGCGCGCTGGTATTCGAACGACTTCGAGGCGGTGGGGCCGCTCGTCGGCCGCGACGACTACTGGAAGGTCGATGTCTCGAACGACGGCGGCGGAACCTGGGTGAGCGTCGAGGACACGAACGAGGGGACCGAGTCGTGGGTGGAAGTCGAGGTGGAGATCGACTCCCTCTTCGCGTTCCCGGATCAGGTCCGGTTCCGCTTCGCGGCCCAGGACACGGGAAGCGCGACCCGAATCCACGCGGCGATCGACGAGATGCGGATCCTCGTCTGGAGCGACATTTCAACGTCGGTCCAGGCGGTTGAGACGGGCGGCGCGCCGCTCGTGTTCGCCCTCGGGGAGAACCGTCCGAACCCGTTCAACCCGCACACGACCTTCTCCTACACGATTCCCGCCAAGGCGCGGGTCTCGTTGGATATCTTCAGCGTGAGCGGCCGACTCGTCCGCTCGCTCGTCGACGGGGTGCAGGAAGCGGGGGTTCATCAGGCGGCGTGGGACGGGACCGATCGATCCGGGCGGCCCGTTGCTTCAGGACTCTACTTCTGCCGTCTCAAGAGCGGCGATGCCGCCGAGACCCGGCGGATCATGCTTCTTCGGTAG
- a CDS encoding sulfatase-like hydrolase/transferase, protein MWYRSREKTALPRRREEIPTLTNLNGPGEAEHPREEFPRASLLTLLLLGAAIGLAAAVAEIALLRFGEIAGDQRVPYFGFFLACGALLAAAGGALFHALLAARGARRSVILVLGAALPVLFFAVFVPLNLRGLPNVFLFVTDATRADHLSLYGYERDTTPFLREMGRESVVFRNAMSQGSHTIVTTPCILASCYPSEHGMTNYHHVLSERFALLPEYLLDHGYKTYGYTTNPHLGPYNGFAQGFDAYEFDPGWAHTPAGMVNDRLLMWIDEGNEPPIFGFLFYVDPHNPYVSPPPFQRLFDPEWPGEPITDWYQGPNNKPEERTLFHLLAQYDGTIAYWDAELRELMRVLEERRLFQNALFVYTADHGEEFWEHGKWGHNRTLYEESIRVPLVFSFPLPIRFPPLKRTSRVVDPVASSVDIVPTILEFLRIPPDPRARGRSLLAPAFGRKDEGPERLAYLEQILTRYGPYDLRGLRTERFKYVMTLNSKGNTDVGDAFFDLQDDPGETRTAFDTHPEEAIRHRNLLAALIQEISTYAPERVDTIEVDEATRERLRALGYVEY, encoded by the coding sequence GTGTGGTATCGTTCACGGGAAAAAACGGCGCTTCCCCGGAGGCGAGAGGAGATTCCGACCCTGACGAACCTGAACGGACCCGGCGAGGCCGAACACCCGCGGGAGGAGTTCCCCCGGGCGAGCCTTCTCACGCTACTTCTTCTCGGCGCGGCGATCGGGCTTGCCGCCGCGGTCGCTGAGATCGCTCTTCTCCGGTTCGGAGAGATCGCAGGAGACCAGAGGGTCCCCTACTTCGGCTTCTTCCTCGCGTGCGGGGCGCTTCTCGCGGCGGCGGGGGGCGCGCTCTTCCATGCGCTTCTCGCGGCGCGGGGCGCGCGCCGTTCGGTGATCCTCGTGCTCGGGGCGGCCCTCCCCGTCCTCTTCTTCGCCGTCTTCGTTCCGCTGAACCTCCGCGGTTTACCGAACGTCTTTCTCTTCGTGACCGACGCGACCCGCGCGGACCACCTCTCACTCTACGGCTACGAGCGGGACACGACCCCCTTCCTCCGGGAGATGGGAAGGGAGTCGGTCGTCTTCCGGAATGCCATGTCGCAAGGATCGCACACGATCGTCACGACGCCGTGCATCCTCGCCTCGTGCTACCCGAGCGAGCACGGGATGACGAACTACCATCATGTGTTGTCGGAGCGCTTCGCGCTCCTCCCGGAATACCTGCTCGACCACGGGTACAAGACCTACGGCTACACGACGAACCCGCATCTCGGGCCGTACAACGGGTTCGCGCAGGGTTTCGACGCATACGAGTTCGATCCGGGCTGGGCGCACACCCCCGCCGGGATGGTGAACGACCGCCTCTTGATGTGGATCGACGAGGGGAACGAGCCGCCCATTTTCGGATTTCTCTTCTATGTCGATCCGCACAACCCGTACGTGTCCCCTCCTCCGTTCCAGCGGCTCTTCGACCCCGAGTGGCCGGGGGAGCCGATCACCGATTGGTATCAGGGGCCGAACAATAAGCCGGAGGAGAGAACCCTCTTTCATCTCCTCGCGCAGTACGACGGAACGATCGCCTATTGGGACGCGGAGCTCCGCGAGCTCATGCGCGTCCTCGAGGAACGGAGGCTCTTCCAGAACGCGCTGTTCGTCTACACGGCGGACCACGGGGAGGAGTTTTGGGAGCACGGAAAGTGGGGACACAACCGGACCCTCTATGAGGAGTCGATCCGTGTCCCGCTTGTCTTTTCGTTCCCGCTTCCGATCCGGTTCCCCCCGCTCAAGCGGACCTCGCGGGTCGTCGATCCGGTCGCTTCGAGCGTGGACATTGTCCCGACGATCCTCGAGTTCCTCCGGATCCCGCCCGATCCCCGCGCGCGGGGCCGGAGCCTTCTTGCTCCCGCGTTCGGCCGGAAGGACGAAGGGCCGGAGAGGCTGGCGTATCTGGAGCAGATCCTCACCCGCTACGGCCCGTACGATCTCCGGGGCCTCCGCACCGAGCGTTTCAAGTACGTGATGACGTTGAACTCCAAAGGAAACACGGACGTCGGGGACGCCTTCTTCGATCTCCAGGACGATCCGGGCGAGACGAGAACCGCGTTCGACACCCATCCCGAGGAGGCGATCCGCCACCGCAACCTGCTCGCTGCTCTCATCCAGGAGATCTCGACCTACGCTCCCGAGCGGGTGGACACGATCGAGGTCGACGAGGCGACCCGCGAGAGGCTCCGCGCGCTCGGGTATGTCGAATACTAG
- a CDS encoding ABC transporter permease yields the protein MRLDKALAFLKKDLQIATSYRLAFLLQLFGIGFTLALFFFLSRLIDATMNPYLGRYGGDYFSFVLIGVAVSNYLSTGLNAFSGRIRDEQVLGTLEAVLATPTRFSTYLLSSSLWSFLWASFQVLVYLLLGVFFFHLELDNPNFGAATLFLALTVIAFSSLGLLAAAFILVLKRGNPVNWFFTSLSRLLGGVYFPVAILPEWLQHVAKIIPLTYSLEGMRMALLSGQGIASLRGELLALVLFTFFSLVIGVGAVRFAIRRARRDGTLGQY from the coding sequence ATGAGGCTCGACAAAGCCCTCGCGTTCTTGAAGAAGGATCTTCAGATCGCGACGAGCTACCGGCTCGCCTTTCTCCTTCAGCTCTTCGGGATCGGCTTCACGCTCGCTCTCTTCTTCTTTCTCTCGCGCCTCATCGACGCGACGATGAACCCGTACCTCGGGCGATACGGAGGGGATTACTTCTCGTTCGTCCTCATCGGGGTCGCCGTGTCGAATTACCTTTCAACCGGGCTCAACGCCTTTTCGGGGAGGATCCGGGACGAGCAGGTTCTCGGAACGCTCGAGGCGGTGCTCGCCACGCCGACCCGCTTCTCCACGTACCTTCTCTCTTCGTCGCTCTGGAGCTTCCTGTGGGCTTCGTTCCAGGTTCTTGTCTACCTCCTTCTCGGCGTGTTCTTCTTTCACCTCGAGCTCGACAACCCGAACTTCGGGGCGGCGACCCTCTTCCTCGCGCTTACCGTGATCGCCTTCTCCAGCTTGGGTCTCCTGGCGGCCGCCTTCATCCTCGTCCTCAAGAGGGGGAACCCGGTGAACTGGTTCTTCACCTCTCTCTCGCGCCTCTTGGGAGGCGTCTACTTCCCCGTGGCGATCCTTCCCGAGTGGCTGCAGCATGTCGCGAAGATCATCCCGCTCACGTATTCGCTGGAGGGGATGCGGATGGCGCTTCTCAGCGGGCAAGGGATCGCGTCGCTTCGGGGAGAACTCCTCGCCCTCGTTCTCTTCACTTTCTTCTCGCTTGTCATCGGGGTCGGCGCCGTGCGCTTCGCGATCCGCCGCGCCCGCCGCGACGGCACGCTCGGCCAGTACTGA